Proteins co-encoded in one Populus trichocarpa isolate Nisqually-1 chromosome 10, P.trichocarpa_v4.1, whole genome shotgun sequence genomic window:
- the LOC18102740 gene encoding uncharacterized protein LOC18102740 isoform X1: MGDSSASYIHMVQHLIEKCLIFNMTKEECMEALSKHANIEPVITSTVWKELEKENKEFFEAYAQSKSKDDRMSEEETSRVIQRMISQQSESESSKNHDPDE, encoded by the exons ATGGGAGACTCATCTGCTTCATACATACACATG GTGCAGCACCTTATAGAGAAGTGCCTGATCTTCAACATGACTAAAGAAGAGTGCATGGAAGCTCTCTCTAAACATGCAAATATCGAGCCTGTCATCACCTCCACTG TGTGGAAAGAATTAGAGAAAGAGAACAAGGAATTCTTCGAGGCCTATGCTCAATCGAAAAGCAAGGATGACAGAATGTCCGAGGAAGAAACCAGTCGAGTGATTCAGAGGATGATCTCCCAACAATCAGAATCAGAATCCTCTAAAAATCATGATCCAGATgaataa
- the LOC18102740 gene encoding uncharacterized protein LOC18102740 isoform X2 — translation MIKVQHLIEKCLIFNMTKEECMEALSKHANIEPVITSTVWKELEKENKEFFEAYAQSKSKDDRMSEEETSRVIQRMISQQSESESSKNHDPDE, via the exons GTGCAGCACCTTATAGAGAAGTGCCTGATCTTCAACATGACTAAAGAAGAGTGCATGGAAGCTCTCTCTAAACATGCAAATATCGAGCCTGTCATCACCTCCACTG TGTGGAAAGAATTAGAGAAAGAGAACAAGGAATTCTTCGAGGCCTATGCTCAATCGAAAAGCAAGGATGACAGAATGTCCGAGGAAGAAACCAGTCGAGTGATTCAGAGGATGATCTCCCAACAATCAGAATCAGAATCCTCTAAAAATCATGATCCAGATgaataa
- the LOC7489598 gene encoding glutathione S-transferase DHAR2, translating into HLDGCYFDRFLEVNPEGKVPVVKFDDKWVSDSDVIVGILEEKYPEPSLATPPEFASVGSKIFPSFVKFLKSKDPNDGTEQALLEELKALDDHLKAHGPFIAGEKITAVDLSLAPKLYHLEVALAHFKNWTIPDKLTHVLNYIKLLFSHESFEKTKAAKEHIIAGWEPKVNA; encoded by the exons CATTTAGATGGTTGTTATTTTGATAGGTTCTTGGAGGTAAACCCGGAAGGAAAGGTTCCAGTGGTGAAATTTGATGACAAATGGGTCTCAGACTCTGATGTGATTGTTGGGATCTTAGAGGAGAAATACCCTGAGCCCTCTCTTGCCACTCCTCCGGAATTTGCCTCTGT GGGCTCAAAGATATTCCCATCTTTCGTCAAGTTCTTGAAGAGCAAGGATCCCAACGATGGTACTGAGCAGGCTTTGCTTGAGGAATTGAAGGCGTTGGATGATCATCTTAAAGCACAC GGTCCATTCATTGCTGGAGAAAAGATCACTGCTGTAGATTTGAGCTTGGCTCCGAAGCTTTACCATCTTGAGGTTGCTCTTGCCCATTTCAAGAACTGGACTATCCCTGACAAGTTGACACATGTCCTCAACTACATAAAG TTGCTGTTCTCCCATGAATCTTTCGAGAAGACGAAGGCTGCTAAGGAACATATCATTGCTGGATGGGAGCCAAAGGTCAATGCATGA